In Mycobacterium sp. Aquia_216, a genomic segment contains:
- a CDS encoding RNA polymerase-binding protein RbpA, whose product MADRVLRGSRLGAVSYETDRNHDLAPRQLAKYRTENGEEFEVPFADDADIPGTWLCRNGMEGTLIEGDLPEPKKVKPPRTHWDMLLERRTVEELEELLKERLELIRSKRRG is encoded by the coding sequence ATGGCTGATCGTGTACTGAGGGGCAGTCGCCTCGGAGCCGTGAGCTACGAGACCGACCGCAACCATGATCTGGCTCCGCGTCAGCTCGCGAAGTACCGTACCGAGAACGGCGAGGAATTCGAGGTTCCGTTCGCCGACGACGCCGATATCCCCGGCACCTGGCTGTGCCGCAACGGCATGGAAGGCACCCTCATCGAGGGCGACCTGCCCGAGCCGAAGAAGGTCAAGCCACCCCGCACGCACTGGGACATGCTGCTGGAACGACGTACCGTCGAAGAACTCGAAGAACTGCTCAAGGAGCGCCTCGAACTGATCCGGTCGAAGCGCCGCGGCTGA